One Mycobacterium sp. SMC-4 DNA window includes the following coding sequences:
- the purD gene encoding phosphoribosylamine--glycine ligase — MHVLVIGSGAREHALLLALRRDPQVDGLSVAPGNAGTAAVADQYDVDVTSGEEVTALARRVGADLVVVGPEVPLVLGVADAVRDAGIACFGPTRDAARIEGSKAFAKDVMTSAGVRTATSEIVDNPGHLDAALDRFGPAAGQRAWVVKDDGLAAGKGVVVSADRAAARSHAAGLLEAGHPVLLESFLDGPEVSLFCVVDGHTVVPLLPAQDFKRVGDGDTGPNTGGMGAYTPLPWLPDEMTRRIVDEVVKPVAAELVRRDCPFRGLLYAGLAITADGPAVVEFNCRFGDPETQAVLALLDSPLGQLMLAAATGRLDDVPPLQWRDGSAVAVVLAAENYPGRPRVGDVISGADHEGVLHAGTARRADGAVVSSGGRVLSVVGTGADLAAARADAYATISAIRLPGAHFRSDIGLAAAEGRVFL, encoded by the coding sequence GTGCACGTCCTGGTAATCGGATCCGGAGCCCGTGAACATGCGCTGCTGCTGGCGTTGCGGCGCGACCCGCAGGTCGACGGCCTGTCGGTGGCGCCCGGCAACGCCGGGACCGCGGCTGTGGCCGACCAGTACGACGTCGACGTCACCTCCGGGGAGGAGGTGACGGCCCTGGCCCGGCGGGTCGGCGCCGACCTGGTGGTTGTCGGTCCGGAGGTGCCGCTGGTGTTGGGGGTGGCCGACGCGGTGCGTGACGCCGGCATCGCGTGCTTCGGTCCCACCCGCGACGCAGCTCGCATCGAGGGGTCCAAGGCATTCGCCAAAGATGTTATGACCAGTGCCGGTGTCCGCACCGCCACCAGCGAGATCGTGGACAACCCGGGACACCTCGACGCCGCGCTGGACCGGTTCGGACCCGCCGCCGGCCAACGCGCCTGGGTGGTCAAGGACGACGGACTGGCGGCCGGCAAGGGCGTCGTGGTCAGCGCCGACCGCGCCGCCGCCCGCTCACACGCCGCCGGGCTGCTCGAGGCGGGGCATCCGGTACTGCTCGAATCATTCCTCGACGGCCCCGAGGTGTCGCTGTTCTGTGTCGTCGACGGGCACACCGTGGTGCCCCTGTTGCCCGCGCAGGATTTCAAGCGGGTCGGTGACGGTGACACCGGTCCCAACACCGGTGGCATGGGTGCCTACACGCCGTTGCCATGGCTGCCTGACGAGATGACCCGTCGGATCGTTGACGAGGTCGTCAAACCCGTTGCGGCTGAACTGGTTCGACGCGATTGCCCGTTCCGCGGCCTGCTGTATGCAGGTTTGGCCATCACCGCGGACGGCCCGGCTGTCGTCGAGTTCAACTGCCGCTTCGGCGACCCCGAAACCCAAGCCGTGCTGGCGCTGCTGGACTCGCCGCTGGGACAGCTGATGCTGGCCGCGGCGACGGGTCGGTTGGACGATGTGCCGCCGCTGCAATGGCGGGACGGCTCGGCTGTCGCGGTGGTGCTCGCCGCCGAGAACTACCCCGGGCGACCCCGGGTCGGAGACGTCATCAGCGGCGCCGACCACGAGGGCGTATTGCACGCCGGAACTGCCCGGCGAGCCGACGGCGCGGTGGTGTCCTCCGGTGGCAGGGTGCTCTCGGTGGTGGGCACCGGCGCCGACCTGGCTGCTGCCCGTGCTGACGCCTACGCCACGATCAGCGCAATCCGCTTGCCCGGAGCGCACTTTCGCAGTGACATCGGGCTGGCCGCGGCCGAAGGACGAGTCTTTCTGTGA
- a CDS encoding cytochrome P450 has product MTLSEVTLDPYDYDFHEDPYPYYQRLREHAPLYRNEELGFWALSRHADVLQGFRNSTTLSNKFGVSLDPASRGPHASKTMSFLAMDDPDHLRLRTLVSKGFTPRRIRELEPRVTEIAIQHLDTMLESAGDGTVDYVDEFAGKLPMDVISELMGVPEADRVQVRAWADAVMHREEGVTDVPAAAIEASINLFVYYQEMVAERRKKLTDDLTSALLEAEIDGDRLTDEEIIGFMFLMVIAGNETTTKLLANAAFWGHRNPDQLTGVYADLDRVSLWVEETLRYDTSSQILARTVSGELSLYDTRIPEGDVVLLLPGSAHRDERAFTDPDRYLIGREIGSKLMSFGSGAHFCLGAHLARMEARVALTELFKRIRGYEVDEANAVRVHSSNVRGFAHLPITVEFR; this is encoded by the coding sequence ATGACCCTCAGCGAAGTGACCTTGGATCCCTACGACTACGACTTCCACGAGGATCCATACCCGTATTACCAACGGCTGCGCGAGCACGCGCCGTTGTACCGCAACGAAGAGCTGGGCTTCTGGGCGCTGTCCCGCCACGCCGATGTGCTGCAGGGTTTCCGCAACAGCACCACGCTGTCCAACAAGTTCGGCGTGTCGCTCGACCCGGCATCCCGCGGTCCGCACGCGTCGAAAACCATGTCGTTCCTCGCCATGGACGACCCTGACCATCTGCGGCTGCGCACCCTGGTGTCGAAGGGTTTCACCCCGCGCCGCATCCGCGAACTGGAACCACGAGTCACCGAGATCGCGATCCAACATCTCGACACCATGCTCGAGAGCGCCGGTGACGGGACAGTGGACTACGTCGACGAATTCGCCGGCAAGCTGCCGATGGACGTCATCTCCGAACTGATGGGCGTGCCTGAGGCCGACCGGGTGCAGGTACGAGCGTGGGCGGATGCGGTGATGCACCGGGAGGAAGGCGTCACCGACGTTCCCGCCGCCGCGATCGAGGCATCGATCAATCTGTTCGTCTATTACCAGGAGATGGTCGCCGAGCGCCGCAAGAAGCTCACCGATGACCTGACGTCGGCTCTGCTGGAGGCCGAGATCGACGGCGATCGGCTCACCGACGAAGAGATCATCGGCTTCATGTTCCTGATGGTGATCGCCGGAAACGAGACCACCACCAAACTCCTTGCCAATGCCGCTTTTTGGGGTCATCGCAACCCTGATCAGCTCACCGGGGTCTACGCTGATCTCGACCGGGTGTCACTGTGGGTCGAGGAGACACTGCGCTACGACACCTCCAGCCAGATTCTGGCGCGCACGGTCTCGGGCGAGCTGTCCCTCTACGACACCAGGATCCCCGAAGGCGATGTGGTGCTGCTGCTTCCGGGATCGGCACACCGTGACGAGCGCGCCTTCACCGATCCCGACCGCTACCTGATCGGCCGCGAGATCGGTTCCAAGCTCATGAGTTTCGGCAGCGGCGCACACTTCTGCCTGGGCGCGCACCTGGCGCGCATGGAGGCACGGGTGGCGCTGACCGAGTTGTTCAAGCGAATCCGCGGATACGAGGTGGACGAGGCCAACGCCGTCCGTGTCCATTCCAGCAATGTCCGTGGGTTCGCTCACCTTCCGATCACTGTGGAGTTTCGCTGA
- a CDS encoding TetR/AcrR family transcriptional regulator, with the protein MSSEAVAAITDPTRQAPRNRRQEETFRKVLAAGLEMLRESSYADLTVRAVAARAKVAPATAYTYFSSKNHLIAEIYLDLMQKVEYYTDVNDSTVNRVEMTLRSMALMVADEPEVAAACTTALLSGSDTAVRSVRDRIGGEIHRRIRAAVGPDADPRTLAALEMTFFGALVNAGSGAFTYHQIADRLSYVVGLIVGDDR; encoded by the coding sequence GTGTCCAGTGAAGCTGTCGCGGCGATCACAGATCCGACGCGCCAGGCACCCCGCAACCGCAGGCAGGAAGAGACCTTCCGCAAGGTCCTGGCCGCGGGGCTGGAGATGCTGCGGGAGTCCTCGTATGCCGACCTGACCGTGCGCGCCGTGGCTGCACGCGCGAAGGTCGCCCCGGCGACGGCCTACACCTACTTCTCGTCGAAGAACCACTTGATCGCCGAGATCTATCTGGATCTGATGCAGAAGGTCGAGTACTACACCGACGTCAACGACAGCACCGTCAACCGCGTCGAGATGACGCTGCGCAGCATGGCCCTGATGGTGGCCGATGAGCCCGAAGTGGCGGCCGCATGCACGACCGCGCTGTTGTCGGGCAGCGACACCGCCGTGCGGTCGGTGCGGGATCGCATCGGCGGGGAGATCCACCGTCGCATCCGCGCTGCCGTCGGCCCCGACGCCGATCCCCGCACCTTGGCGGCGCTGGAGATGACGTTCTTCGGTGCATTGGTCAACGCCGGCAGCGGCGCCTTCACCTACCACCAGATCGCCGACCGCCTCAGCTACGTGGTCGGCCTCATCGTAGGAGACGACAGATAG
- a CDS encoding SDR family oxidoreductase codes for MGLYGDQFKDKVAIVTGAGGGIGQAYAEALAREGAAVVVADINTDGAQKVADGIKGEGGNALAVRVDVSDPDSAKEMAAQTLSEFGGIDYLVNNAAIFGGMKLDFLITVDWDYYKKFMSVNLDGALVCTRAVYRKMAKRGGGAIVNQSSTAAWLYSNFYGLAKVGINGLTQQLATELGGQNIRVNAIAPGPIDTEANRTTTPQEMVADIVKGIPLSRMGEPEDLVGMLLFLLSDQAKWITGQIFNVDGGQIIR; via the coding sequence ATGGGGCTTTATGGAGATCAGTTCAAGGACAAGGTGGCCATCGTCACCGGCGCCGGCGGAGGGATCGGCCAGGCATACGCCGAGGCGCTGGCGCGCGAGGGTGCAGCCGTCGTCGTCGCCGACATCAACACCGACGGCGCGCAGAAGGTCGCCGACGGAATCAAGGGCGAGGGCGGCAACGCGCTGGCAGTCCGGGTGGATGTCAGTGATCCCGACTCCGCCAAAGAGATGGCCGCGCAGACTCTCTCGGAGTTCGGTGGCATCGACTACCTGGTCAACAATGCGGCGATCTTCGGCGGGATGAAGCTGGACTTCCTGATCACCGTCGACTGGGACTACTACAAGAAGTTCATGAGCGTGAACCTCGACGGCGCGTTGGTGTGCACCCGGGCCGTGTACCGGAAGATGGCCAAGCGGGGCGGCGGCGCGATCGTCAACCAGTCTTCGACCGCTGCATGGCTGTACTCCAACTTCTACGGTTTGGCCAAGGTCGGGATCAACGGCCTGACCCAGCAGTTGGCCACCGAGCTGGGCGGGCAGAACATCCGGGTCAACGCGATCGCTCCGGGGCCCATCGACACCGAGGCCAACCGCACCACGACTCCGCAGGAGATGGTGGCCGACATCGTCAAGGGAATTCCGCTCTCGCGGATGGGCGAACCCGAGGATCTGGTCGGCATGCTGCTGTTCCTGCTCTCCGATCAGGCCAAGTGGATCACCGGTCAGATCTTCAATGTCGACGGCGGACAGATCATCAGATGA
- a CDS encoding SDR family oxidoreductase: MPRFDPLPERRPALVAGASSGIGEATAIELAGRGFPVALGARRVEKCQETVDKIRADGGEAIAVHLDVTDPDSVKACVEQTTSQLGDIEVLVAGAGDTYFGKLAEISTEQFESQIQIHLVGANRVATAVLPGMLERRRGDLIFVGSDVALRQRPHMGAYGAAKAGLVAMVTNYQMELEGTGVRASIVHPGPTKTSMGWSLPAELIGPALEDWAKWGQARHDYFLRAADLARAITFVAETPRGGFIATMELQPEAPLAEVKDRQKLKVDEEALKS; the protein is encoded by the coding sequence ATGCCTCGTTTTGATCCGCTGCCCGAGCGGCGACCCGCGCTGGTCGCCGGCGCCTCATCCGGTATCGGTGAGGCCACCGCGATCGAGTTGGCCGGGCGCGGCTTCCCGGTCGCGCTCGGCGCGCGAAGGGTGGAGAAGTGTCAGGAGACCGTGGACAAGATCCGCGCAGACGGCGGTGAGGCGATCGCGGTGCACCTCGACGTCACCGACCCGGACTCGGTGAAAGCCTGCGTCGAACAAACCACCTCGCAGCTCGGCGACATCGAGGTCCTGGTGGCCGGCGCCGGCGACACGTACTTCGGCAAGCTCGCCGAGATCAGCACCGAACAGTTCGAGTCCCAGATCCAGATCCACCTGGTGGGCGCCAACCGGGTGGCCACCGCGGTGCTGCCCGGCATGCTGGAGCGCCGCCGAGGTGACCTCATCTTCGTGGGATCCGACGTGGCGCTGCGCCAACGACCGCACATGGGCGCCTACGGGGCCGCCAAGGCGGGCCTGGTCGCGATGGTCACCAATTATCAGATGGAGCTCGAAGGCACCGGGGTGCGCGCCTCGATCGTCCATCCCGGACCGACCAAGACCTCGATGGGCTGGAGCCTGCCCGCCGAGCTCATCGGTCCGGCTCTGGAGGACTGGGCCAAATGGGGCCAGGCCCGCCACGACTACTTCCTGCGCGCCGCGGATCTGGCCCGTGCCATCACCTTCGTCGCCGAAACCCCGCGTGGCGGTTTCATCGCCACCATGGAGCTCCAGCCCGAGGCTCCGCTGGCAGAGGTCAAGGACCGTCAGAAACTGAAAGTCGATGAGGAGGCGCTCAAGTCATGA
- a CDS encoding TetR/AcrR family transcriptional regulator, producing the protein MRTHGWSGAKPASDEEAMARILAAAGKAIEDHGADFSISDVARTVGVTRQTVYRYFPSTEALLVAAAVHAVDGFLDRLAAHLRGIHDPVDAVAEAVATALEWLPREKYMGLLVVPGRTRHVESVTSDVALRFGRTMVERLDVDWAAAGVHDEQLDELAEHLLRIIQSFVLDPGRPPRSGDQLRNYLRRWVGAALRPSDVTGR; encoded by the coding sequence GTGCGCACTCATGGTTGGTCAGGGGCCAAGCCGGCCTCCGACGAGGAAGCCATGGCGCGCATACTCGCCGCGGCGGGGAAAGCCATCGAGGATCACGGCGCCGACTTCAGCATCTCCGATGTGGCACGCACCGTGGGTGTCACCCGCCAGACCGTCTACCGCTATTTCCCCAGTACCGAGGCTCTTCTGGTCGCGGCCGCCGTGCATGCGGTGGACGGGTTCCTGGACCGGCTGGCTGCCCACCTGCGCGGCATCCATGACCCGGTCGACGCGGTCGCCGAAGCCGTCGCGACCGCGCTGGAATGGCTGCCGCGGGAGAAGTACATGGGTCTGCTCGTGGTTCCGGGCCGTACCCGCCACGTCGAATCGGTCACGTCCGATGTGGCACTTCGGTTCGGCCGCACGATGGTCGAGCGCCTCGATGTCGACTGGGCCGCGGCCGGCGTGCATGACGAACAACTCGACGAGCTGGCCGAGCACCTGTTGCGCATCATCCAGTCCTTCGTCCTCGACCCGGGCCGGCCACCCCGCAGCGGTGACCAGCTACGCAACTACCTGCGTCGCTGGGTAGGCGCTGCGCTGCGCCCCTCCGACGTCACAGGACGGTGA
- a CDS encoding cytochrome P450 — protein sequence MTATKQVQRVSGGEEEHGHLEEFRTDPIGLMQRIREECGDVGWFQLAGKQVVLLSGAEANEFFFRSSDSELNQAEAYPFMTPIFGEGVVFDADPERRAEMLHNTALRGEQMKGHAATIEAEVRKMIADWGDEGEIDLLEFFAELTIYTSTACLIGLKFRNQLDSRFANYYHLLERGTDPLCYVDPYLPIESFRIRDEARASLVELVQEVMHGRIAHPPKDKSDRDLLDVLVSIKDEDGNPRFSANEVTGMFISLMFAGHHTSSGTSSWTLIELLRHPDFYAKVQQELDDLYADGQEVSFHALRQIKNLDNALKETLRLHPPLIILMRVAQDEFEVAGHPIHKGQMVAASPAISNRIPDDFPNPDAFDPDRYEKPRQEDLINRWTWIPFGAGKHRCVGAAFAQMQIKAIFSVLLREYEFEMAQPPESYRNDHSKMVVQLARPAKVRYRRRAKD from the coding sequence ATGACGGCCACCAAGCAAGTACAGCGGGTTTCCGGCGGCGAAGAGGAACACGGTCACCTCGAGGAGTTCCGCACCGATCCGATCGGCCTGATGCAGCGGATCCGCGAGGAATGCGGGGATGTCGGCTGGTTCCAACTGGCCGGAAAACAGGTGGTGCTGCTCTCCGGCGCGGAAGCCAACGAGTTCTTCTTCCGGTCCTCCGACAGCGAGCTCAACCAGGCCGAGGCCTACCCGTTCATGACCCCGATCTTCGGTGAAGGTGTGGTGTTCGACGCCGACCCCGAGCGCCGCGCAGAGATGCTGCACAACACCGCGCTGCGCGGTGAGCAGATGAAGGGCCATGCCGCCACCATCGAGGCCGAGGTCCGCAAGATGATCGCCGACTGGGGCGACGAAGGTGAGATCGACCTGCTGGAGTTCTTCGCCGAGCTGACGATCTACACCTCGACGGCCTGCCTGATCGGACTGAAGTTCCGCAACCAGCTGGACTCCCGTTTCGCCAACTACTATCACCTCCTCGAGCGCGGCACCGACCCGCTCTGCTACGTCGACCCGTACCTGCCGATCGAGAGCTTCCGCATCCGCGATGAAGCCCGGGCCAGCCTGGTCGAGTTGGTGCAGGAGGTCATGCACGGCCGAATCGCCCACCCGCCCAAGGACAAGAGCGACCGCGACCTGCTCGACGTGCTGGTGTCGATCAAGGACGAGGACGGCAACCCGCGGTTCTCCGCCAACGAAGTCACCGGCATGTTCATCTCGCTGATGTTCGCCGGTCACCACACCAGTTCGGGCACCTCGTCGTGGACGTTGATCGAGCTGCTCCGCCATCCTGATTTCTACGCCAAGGTTCAGCAGGAGCTCGACGACCTCTACGCCGACGGTCAGGAGGTGAGTTTCCATGCGCTGCGCCAGATCAAGAATCTGGACAACGCACTGAAGGAGACACTGCGCCTGCATCCGCCGCTGATCATCCTGATGCGGGTGGCGCAGGACGAGTTCGAGGTCGCCGGACATCCGATCCACAAGGGTCAGATGGTGGCCGCGTCCCCGGCCATCTCCAACCGGATCCCCGACGACTTCCCGAACCCCGACGCGTTCGACCCGGACCGCTACGAGAAGCCGCGCCAAGAAGATCTGATCAACCGCTGGACCTGGATTCCGTTCGGGGCCGGCAAGCATCGCTGCGTGGGTGCCGCATTCGCACAGATGCAGATCAAGGCGATCTTCTCGGTGTTGTTGCGCGAGTACGAGTTCGAGATGGCCCAGCCGCCGGAAAGTTACCGCAACGACCATTCCAAGATGGTCGTGCAGCTGGCCCGCCCGGCGAAGGTCCGCTATCGCAGGCGAGCCAAGGACTGA
- a CDS encoding carboxymuconolactone decarboxylase family protein, with product MDDVRRKGLEKMNEVYGWEMPDIQGDPYFDLTVEHLFGTIWTRPGLSMRDKRMLTLTAVTAVGNSDLAEIQVNAALANGELTVEELKEMAVFLTHYLGFPLGSKLDGAVSKVAKQRKKAAEKGGGEDKRANVNAAVRMHSGGAVHDE from the coding sequence ATGGATGACGTGCGCCGCAAGGGCCTGGAGAAGATGAACGAGGTTTACGGATGGGAAATGCCCGATATCCAGGGCGACCCGTACTTCGACCTGACCGTCGAGCATCTGTTCGGGACGATTTGGACGCGGCCCGGACTGTCCATGCGCGACAAGCGCATGCTGACGCTGACCGCCGTGACGGCGGTGGGCAATTCGGACCTGGCCGAGATCCAGGTCAACGCCGCGCTGGCCAACGGTGAGCTCACCGTCGAAGAGCTCAAGGAGATGGCCGTCTTCCTCACCCACTATCTGGGGTTCCCGTTGGGGTCCAAGCTCGACGGAGCCGTCTCCAAGGTGGCCAAGCAGCGTAAGAAGGCGGCAGAGAAGGGCGGCGGGGAGGACAAGCGCGCCAACGTCAACGCCGCAGTGCGGATGCACTCCGGGGGCGCTGTCCATGATGAGTAG
- a CDS encoding cytochrome P450, with product MTTTQGCPFLPQGYDFTDPDVLLQGIPVAEFAQLRKTAPVWWNAQGESIFDDGGYWVISRHADIKAISRNNALWSTNAKGAVMRLPDGVTAEQLDLTKALLINHDAPEHTRLRKIVSRLFTPRAIAGMENKLAGAARDIVAAAAEKDSGNFVDDVATMLPLQAIADLIGVPEADRAKLFHWTNCIMNTDDPDFDSDPTMANAELMGYAYSMAEERRRCPAEDIVTRLIEADVDGDSLGEVEFAFFVILLAVAGNETTRNAMTHGMNAFFENPEQWELFKRERPDTAVDEIIRWATPVHCFQRTALDDVEIGGVTIRQGQRAGLFYSSANFDEDVFDRPFEFDIARDPNPHLAFGGNGAHFCIGANLARMEIKLMFNEIADQIPDISKLAEPQRLRSGWINGVKDLQVAYH from the coding sequence ATGACGACGACCCAGGGCTGCCCATTTCTCCCCCAGGGCTATGACTTCACCGATCCCGACGTGCTGCTCCAGGGCATTCCTGTTGCCGAATTCGCCCAGCTGCGCAAGACCGCACCGGTCTGGTGGAACGCGCAGGGCGAATCGATCTTCGACGACGGCGGCTACTGGGTGATCTCCCGGCACGCCGACATCAAGGCCATCTCGCGCAACAACGCGCTGTGGTCGACCAACGCCAAAGGGGCGGTGATGCGCCTGCCCGACGGAGTCACCGCCGAACAACTGGATCTGACCAAGGCCCTCCTGATCAACCACGACGCTCCGGAGCACACCCGGTTGCGCAAGATCGTGTCGCGGTTGTTCACCCCGCGCGCCATCGCCGGTATGGAGAACAAGCTCGCCGGCGCCGCCCGCGACATCGTCGCCGCGGCGGCCGAAAAGGACTCCGGGAACTTCGTCGACGACGTCGCGACGATGCTGCCGCTGCAAGCCATCGCCGACCTGATCGGGGTGCCCGAAGCGGACAGGGCGAAGTTGTTCCACTGGACGAACTGCATCATGAACACCGACGACCCGGATTTCGACTCCGATCCGACGATGGCCAACGCCGAGCTGATGGGCTACGCCTATTCGATGGCCGAGGAGCGGCGCCGCTGCCCCGCCGAGGACATCGTCACCCGCCTGATCGAGGCAGATGTCGACGGGGACTCACTCGGCGAGGTCGAGTTCGCCTTTTTCGTGATCCTGCTTGCGGTGGCGGGCAACGAAACCACCCGCAACGCCATGACGCACGGCATGAACGCATTCTTCGAAAATCCGGAGCAGTGGGAGCTTTTCAAGCGCGAACGCCCGGATACCGCAGTCGACGAGATCATCCGGTGGGCCACCCCGGTGCACTGCTTCCAGCGCACCGCGCTCGACGATGTCGAGATCGGCGGAGTGACGATCCGCCAGGGCCAGCGCGCCGGCCTGTTCTACAGCTCGGCGAACTTCGACGAAGACGTGTTCGACCGTCCGTTCGAGTTCGACATTGCGCGTGACCCGAACCCGCACCTGGCATTCGGCGGCAACGGCGCGCACTTCTGTATCGGCGCCAACCTCGCGCGCATGGAGATCAAGCTGATGTTCAACGAGATCGCCGACCAGATTCCCGATATCAGCAAGCTCGCCGAACCGCAGCGGTTGCGGTCGGGTTGGATCAACGGGGTGAAAGACCTGCAGGTCGCCTACCACTAG
- a CDS encoding NAD(P)-dependent oxidoreductase, producing the protein MSEAIKLGYIGLGNQGKPMARRLVDWPGGLIVFDVRPETTHSFAERGVTVAGSVADVAQADVISITVLTDQQVRDVVAELADDAKPGTVIAIHSTIEPNTAAELAEALRPRGIHIIDAPVSGGAGAGKSGQLAVMVGADDEAFATVEPVFAQWASLVVRAGGPGAGTRMKLARNMLTYIGFAAACEAQKLAEATGIDLQDLGKVVRHSDAQSGGPGAIMYRDDTEPLAPEHFLHDMFVHTRGLAEKDLKLALGLGAATGVELPLAEIALRDLAAGLGVPHTSSSSKE; encoded by the coding sequence ATGAGTGAGGCAATCAAGCTCGGCTACATCGGCCTGGGAAACCAGGGAAAGCCGATGGCCAGGAGGCTGGTCGACTGGCCAGGTGGACTCATCGTCTTCGACGTGCGTCCGGAGACCACCCACTCGTTCGCTGAACGTGGCGTCACGGTCGCGGGCTCGGTCGCCGACGTTGCGCAAGCCGATGTCATCAGCATCACCGTGCTCACCGACCAGCAGGTGCGCGATGTCGTCGCAGAGCTCGCCGACGACGCGAAGCCCGGCACCGTCATCGCCATCCATTCGACCATCGAGCCGAACACGGCCGCGGAGTTGGCCGAGGCGTTGCGGCCGAGAGGAATCCATATCATCGACGCCCCGGTCAGCGGTGGGGCCGGCGCCGGTAAGAGCGGTCAGCTGGCGGTGATGGTCGGGGCCGACGACGAGGCCTTCGCAACGGTGGAACCGGTATTCGCACAATGGGCCTCACTGGTGGTGCGCGCCGGCGGACCCGGCGCGGGCACCCGGATGAAGCTGGCGCGCAACATGCTGACCTACATCGGCTTCGCCGCGGCGTGTGAGGCTCAGAAACTGGCGGAGGCGACCGGGATCGATCTGCAGGATCTGGGCAAGGTCGTGCGGCACAGTGACGCGCAGAGTGGTGGCCCGGGCGCGATCATGTACCGCGACGACACCGAGCCACTGGCGCCTGAGCACTTCCTGCACGACATGTTCGTCCACACCCGCGGCCTGGCCGAGAAGGACCTGAAGCTTGCCCTCGGCCTGGGTGCGGCCACCGGCGTCGAACTGCCACTGGCCGAGATAGCACTGCGTGATCTGGCAGCCGGTCTCGGTGTGCCCCACACCTCTTCGAGCAGCAAGGAGTAG
- a CDS encoding aldehyde dehydrogenase encodes MAILADRESKLYIDGKLVAGSAGAFPTINPATEETLGVAADADTADMGSAIEAARRAFDETDWSTDTALRVRCIRQLQQAMRDHVEELRELTMAEVGAPRMLTSAAQLEGPVEDLTFCADTAESYPWTTDLGVASPMGIKTQRRIAREAVGVVGAITPWNFPHQINLAKIGPALAAGNTLVLKPAPDTPWVAAVLGELAAEHTDIPAGVLNIVTSSDHSVGALLSKDPRVDMVSFTGSTATGRAVMSDASATLKKVFLELGGKSAFLVLDDADLAGACSMAGFTVSMHAGQGCAITTRLVVPRDRYDEAVDAAATTMAGLKPGDPTDAGTICGPLISARQRDRVQGYLDSALAEGGRFACGGGRPAGRDTGFFIEPTVIAGLDNSAKVSREEIFGPVLTVIAHDGDDDAVRIANDSPYGLSGTVFSPDLDRANAVAARLRVGTVNVNGGVWYSADMPFGGYKQSGIGREMGLAGFEEYLEIKAIATAAQ; translated from the coding sequence ATGGCAATCCTGGCCGATCGCGAGAGCAAGCTGTACATCGACGGCAAGCTCGTCGCCGGCAGTGCGGGCGCCTTCCCCACCATCAACCCCGCCACCGAGGAGACCCTCGGCGTCGCCGCTGACGCCGATACGGCGGATATGGGCTCGGCGATCGAGGCAGCGCGCCGCGCCTTCGACGAGACCGACTGGTCGACTGATACTGCGTTGCGGGTGCGCTGCATCCGTCAACTGCAACAGGCGATGCGTGACCACGTCGAAGAGTTGCGGGAACTGACCATGGCCGAGGTCGGTGCGCCGCGGATGCTCACCTCAGCCGCTCAACTCGAAGGCCCTGTCGAGGATCTGACCTTCTGCGCCGACACCGCAGAGTCCTACCCGTGGACGACCGACCTCGGTGTCGCCTCGCCGATGGGTATCAAGACCCAGCGCCGGATAGCGCGGGAAGCCGTCGGCGTCGTCGGGGCCATCACCCCGTGGAACTTCCCGCACCAGATCAACCTTGCCAAGATCGGGCCGGCGCTGGCAGCTGGAAACACGTTGGTGCTCAAGCCTGCTCCCGACACCCCGTGGGTGGCTGCGGTACTCGGTGAGCTGGCTGCTGAGCACACCGACATTCCGGCCGGGGTGCTCAACATCGTGACCTCCAGTGACCACAGCGTGGGTGCGCTGTTGTCGAAAGACCCTCGGGTGGACATGGTCTCGTTCACCGGTTCGACGGCCACCGGCCGCGCGGTGATGTCCGACGCATCCGCCACGCTGAAGAAGGTCTTCCTGGAACTGGGCGGCAAGTCGGCGTTCCTGGTACTCGATGACGCTGACCTGGCGGGGGCGTGTTCGATGGCCGGCTTCACGGTGTCGATGCACGCCGGACAGGGTTGCGCGATCACCACCCGGTTGGTGGTGCCGCGGGATCGCTACGACGAAGCCGTCGACGCCGCCGCCACCACAATGGCCGGGCTCAAGCCTGGTGACCCCACCGACGCGGGCACAATCTGCGGGCCGCTGATCTCGGCGCGCCAGCGTGACCGCGTGCAGGGCTACCTCGACTCCGCGCTCGCCGAGGGCGGCCGCTTCGCCTGCGGTGGTGGACGGCCTGCCGGCCGAGACACCGGGTTCTTCATCGAGCCGACGGTGATTGCCGGACTTGACAATTCGGCCAAGGTCTCGCGCGAAGAAATCTTCGGACCGGTGCTGACCGTGATCGCCCATGATGGGGACGACGACGCCGTGCGCATCGCCAACGACTCGCCCTACGGCTTGTCAGGAACCGTGTTCTCGCCCGACCTCGATCGCGCGAACGCGGTGGCAGCCCGGTTGCGGGTCGGCACCGTCAACGTCAACGGCGGCGTCTGGTACTCGGCGGACATGCCGTTCGGGGGATACAAGCAGTCCGGCATCGGCCGCGAGATGGGGCTGGCCGGTTTCGAGGAGTACCTCGAGATCAAGGCCATCGCGACGGCAGCACAGTGA